The proteins below are encoded in one region of Cololabis saira isolate AMF1-May2022 chromosome 21, fColSai1.1, whole genome shotgun sequence:
- the cd2bp2 gene encoding CD2 antigen cytoplasmic tail-binding protein 2, with amino-acid sequence MSKRKVTFEDGIEEFDLEDDRRSKKSCEAVSGPGSRFKGKHSLDSDEEDEGAEIKSNKYDILASDDVEGQEGATIDYDEGVSITPFNLDEEMQEGHFDSEGNYFVKKEKEIRDNWLDNIDWVKVKEQPFKKKKKGLGAKRRRRVGDEDEAEEEKQREERQGGEDEEEDEEEKMEPAEDPLASFTQYQLTEAVVEILKPGETVAAALRRLGGLGGRKKRNLKEEDEPMEETKRDAEKLDKLTALADRLVGSGMFEIYQQSYEKLAYKMKSMSSKKPAVGQKSGGDNSDEEEELDMFGDKFDEKAGGKEDKDGKDDERVSDEVMWEYRWDNEDKSEVYGPFTSQQMQGWVDEGYFNSGVYCRRVDQGGSQFYNSRRIDFELYS; translated from the exons ATGTCGAAAAGAAAGGTGACATTTGAGGACGGCATCGAGGAGTTTGACCTGGAAGACGACCGTCGGAGTAAAAAG AGCTGCGAAGCCGTCAGCGGTCCGGGCTCCAGGTTCAAGGGTAAACATTCACTTGACAGTGATGAAGAGGATGAAGGCGCCGAAATAAAGAGCAACAAATATGATATTTTAGCGAGTGACGATGTGGAAG GCCAAGAAGGAGCAACAATCGACTATGATGAAGGCGTGTCGATCACGCCTTTCAACCTGGACGAGGAAATGCAGGAAGGCCACTTTGATTCGGAGGGAAACTATTTCGtcaaaaaggaaaaggagattAGAGACAACTGGCTTGACAACATAGATTGG GTAAAAGTGAAAGAGCAGCctttcaaaaaaaagaagaaaggccTGGGTGCCAAACGGAGACGCCGAGTTGGTGATGAGGATGAGGCTGAGGAGGAGAAGCAAAGAGAGGAACGGCAGGGTGgcgaggatgaagaggaggacgaggaggagaagatggagccTGCAGAGGATCCCCTGGCATCCTTCACACAGTATCAGCTCACTGAAGCTGTAGTGGAAATTTTGAAACCCGGAGAAACGGTCGCCGCGGCGCTCCGTCGGTTAGGGGGCCTTGGAGgacgaaagaaaagaaatctgaAGGAGGAGGATGAACCCATGGAGGAGACTAAAAGGGATGCAGAAAAGCTCGATAAGCTCACAGCTCTAGCCGACAGACTGGTGGGGTCTGGCATGTTTGAAATATATCAGCAGAGCTATGAAAAACTGGCCTATAAGATGAAGAGCATGAGCAGCAAGAAGCCGGCGGTGGGGCAGAAATCCGGTGGTGACAACAgcgatgaggaagaggagcttGACATGTTCGGTGATAAATTTGATGAAAAGGCTGGAGGGAAAGAGGACAAAGATGGGAAAGACGACGAAAGAG TGAGTGATGAAGTGATGTGGGAGTACAGATGGGACAACGAGGATAAATCAGAAGTTTATGGCCCCTTCACCAGTCAACAGATGCag
- the pheta2 gene encoding sesquipedalian-1 codes for MKLHEKILTHYLSCTSPVDKQGYLFKKKERNAIYQRRWFVLKANLLFYQERPADRHLLGVIVLEGCEVQRSDSDGELAFSLVFGPGLKTYTFAAGDHQTQESWVKALFSASHCYVSLLLRDLARQYEEAKQHAGCGEPRCSVGALSLSTSSLSFTAQAPSALVREGRSFSASSVLQAPSKPAKVVVRKSPKLWSRRNAYVTPLNGPAPSYGEWPLVGSDPLEEFSKLHDYYGQEVKKAREEWLRSRRTPEDGDLIDLG; via the exons ATGAAGCTCCATGAGAAGATTCTGACCCATTACCTATCGTGCACCTCCCCTGTAGATAAACAGGGATATCTCTTCAAAAAG AAAGAGCGGAATGCCATCTACCAGCGACGGTGGTTTGTCCTGAAGGCCAACCTGCTTTTCTACCAGGAGCGGCCGGCCGACCGGCACCTGCTGGGCGTCATCGTGCTGGAGGGGTGTGAAGTGCAGCGCTCGGACTCAGACGGGGAGTTGGCCTTCTCCCTGGTGTTTGGACCTGGCCTCAAAACCTACACATTTGCAGCCGGGGATCATCAAACCCAGGAGAGCTGGGTGAAGGCGTTGTTCTCGGCCAGCCACTGTTACGTCTCCCTGCTGCTGAGGGACCTGGCCAGGCAGTATGAAG AAGCTAAGCAGCATGCGGGCTGTGGCGAGCCGCGCTGCTCGGTCGGTGCCCTCAGCCTGTCCACCAGCAGCCTCTCCTTCACCGCCCAGGCTCCTTCAGCGCTGGTCAGGGAGGGAAGAAGCTTCAGCGCCAGCTCTGTTTTACAAGCCCCCTCAAAACCGGCCAAAGTAGTGGTGAGAAAGTCCCCCAAACTGTGGTCCAGGAGAAACGCTTACGTCACCCCGCTGAACGGGCCAGCGCCGTCGTACGGCGAATGGCCTTTGGTGGGGTCAGATCCACTCGAGGAGTTCAGCAAGCTTCACGATTATTACGGTCAGGAAGTGAAGAAAGCCAGAGAGGAGTGGCTGAGAAGTCGACGAACGCCAGAGGACGGAGATCTCATCGACTTGGGCTGA